Proteins encoded within one genomic window of bacterium:
- a CDS encoding cyclic nucleotide-binding domain-containing protein, whose product MLSWLQGKKDVNRLIARGQYAKAIKVIQKHLREDPKSVHLRKMLADVLERDGQKRRAIEVLEGLVQEFSTEGFVTKAIAVLKKIQRIDPGQSDAEEMLDTLIKIRGRDRPLREGRPAQRVDVRAPGEKPPSPPSGGGARRLMPKLRLRPKKAEPPLEADDSLATSVIMPSEFWFEEAAEGRDGFNWSPLFNDFSKTELMAMIGGLRLLVKKPGSIVYTEGEPGDSLFVLSSGSARVYHRDQTGHNDQVTVLHEGEVFGTPSVLFAKPRNRTIIALTECELLELDTATFEGVAQTHPRVAELVRELHDKRA is encoded by the coding sequence ATGTTGAGCTGGCTGCAAGGCAAGAAGGACGTCAACCGACTGATCGCCCGGGGGCAGTACGCCAAGGCGATCAAGGTCATTCAGAAGCACCTCCGGGAAGATCCCAAGAGCGTGCATCTGCGCAAGATGCTCGCCGACGTCCTGGAGCGCGACGGCCAGAAGCGGCGCGCGATCGAAGTGCTCGAGGGCCTGGTGCAGGAATTCTCGACCGAGGGTTTCGTCACCAAGGCGATCGCCGTGCTCAAGAAGATCCAGCGCATCGATCCCGGGCAGTCGGACGCCGAGGAGATGCTCGACACCCTGATCAAGATCCGGGGCAGGGACCGGCCGCTCAGGGAAGGCCGCCCGGCGCAGCGGGTCGACGTCCGTGCTCCCGGAGAGAAGCCGCCATCACCTCCCTCCGGAGGGGGGGCAAGGCGATTGATGCCGAAGCTCCGCCTGCGGCCGAAGAAGGCGGAACCACCGCTCGAGGCGGACGACAGCCTCGCGACCTCGGTCATCATGCCCTCGGAGTTCTGGTTCGAGGAGGCGGCGGAGGGGCGCGACGGCTTCAACTGGTCGCCGCTGTTCAACGACTTCTCGAAGACTGAGCTGATGGCGATGATCGGCGGCCTACGTCTGCTGGTCAAGAAGCCGGGCTCGATCGTCTATACCGAAGGCGAGCCCGGGGACAGCCTGTTCGTGCTGTCGAGCGGCTCGGCCAGGGTCTACCACCGGGATCAGACCGGCCACAACGATCAGGTCACGGTCCTGCACGAAGGCGAGGTCTTCGGCACGCCGTCGGTTCTATTCGCCAAACCGCGCAATCGGACCATCATCGCGCTGACCGAATGTGAGCTGCTCGAGCTCGACACAGCGACTTTCGAGGGCGTGGCTCAGACTCACCCGCGGGTGGCCGAGCTGGTCCGGGAGCTGCACGACAAACGAGCGTAG
- a CDS encoding cytochrome c, protein MKTIEASVLALLVISALGLGPDVFADELPEVEDRQVLGALSYRIHCLNCHGSSGTGNGPMAELLKIVPADLTRLAARNDGEFPAQRIYQTIDGRQELASHGSREMPVWG, encoded by the coding sequence ATGAAGACGATAGAGGCTTCCGTACTCGCATTGTTGGTGATCTCGGCATTGGGACTGGGACCGGACGTCTTCGCGGACGAGCTGCCGGAGGTCGAAGATCGCCAGGTGTTGGGAGCGTTGAGCTACCGGATCCACTGCCTGAACTGTCACGGCAGCTCGGGCACCGGCAACGGCCCGATGGCCGAGCTGCTCAAGATCGTACCGGCTGATCTCACCCGGCTCGCCGCGCGCAACGACGGCGAGTTCCCCGCCCAGCGGATCTATCAGACGATCGACGGCCGCCAGGAGCTCGCGAGCCACGGGTCGCGGGAGATGCCGGTCTGGGG